A single window of Xiphophorus hellerii strain 12219 chromosome 12, Xiphophorus_hellerii-4.1, whole genome shotgun sequence DNA harbors:
- the LOC116729443 gene encoding intracellular hyaluronan-binding protein 4: MLQDAFGCVVANRFGGLLDDEADPFDLISEVEQEKEKKKKKKKEDEDKKSKKKKPGLRESQRNRRLPVASGGLDLVPGRKQQECPPFAKEDRDSRAEAPRNKKRGGAAGQRRLDQEEPQEFSVPKPSYTEASAFSSRGGFTGRRGARGGGGRNSDNFYLRGKREYDRHDGTGISSEEKRGGRGPWNWGSAVEAPSEMMEVTSDAGAKAEEPQSTLEEENPTRVTDEDNEMVVQVAMEMTLDEWKAIQEENRPKVEFNIRKAEDKIPSKAKVIHQSKHLENTKETVEEIEEDGNFFRRSMNVITTLLDINFGTLGRPSRGGRGRGARGGQSVRPEKARPIYEREDEMAPDPDDPEDFPALTAGK, translated from the exons ATGCTGCAAGACGCCTTCGGGTGCGTCGTGGCGAACAGGTTCGGGGGTCTTCTGGACGACGAAGCTGACCCGTTCGACCTGATCAGCGAGGTGgagcaggagaaggagaagaagaaaaagaaaaaaaaggaggatgaggacaagaaaagcaagaagaagaaaccagGCCTGAGGGAATCTCAGAGGAACAGACGGCTGCCGGTGGCCTCGGGTGGTCTGGACCTGGTTCCAG GGCGAAAACAGCAGGAATGTCCCCCATTTGCAAAGGAGGACAGAGACTCCAGAGCCGAGGCTCCGAGGAACAAGAAGAGAGGAGGCGCTGCAGGCCAACGGAGGCTGGACCAAGAAGAACCGCAGGAGTTTTCAGTGCCAAA GCCATCCTATACTGAAGCCTCTGCCTTCAGCAGCAGAGGGGGATTCACAGGCCGAAGAGGAGCGAGAGGAGGTGGGGGAAGAAACTCTGATAACTTTTATCTGAGAGGCAAGAGAGAATATGATCGACATGATGGAAC AGGGATCTCGTCAGAAGAAAAACGAGGAGGCAGAGGACCATGGAACTGGGGCAGTGCTGTGGAAGCGCCAAG TGAAATGATGGAGGTGACAAGTGATGCTGGTGCCAAAGCTGAGGAGCCACAATCAACTTTGGAGGAGGAGAATCCAACTCG AGTGACAGATGAGGACAATGAGATGGTGGTCCAGGTTGCAATGGAGATGACCCTGGATGAGTGGAAGGCCATTCAGGAGGAGAACCGTCCCAAAGTGGAGTTTAATATCCGCAAAGCAGAGGATAAGATTCCCTCTAAAGCAAAGGTCATTCACCAGTCCAAGCACCTGGAG AACACAAAGGAGACGGTAGAGGAGATTGAGGAAGATGGAAACTTCTTTCGCAGGTCAATGAATGTCATCACCACTCTCTTGGACATAAACTTTGGGACTCTTGGACGCCCGAGTCGTGGCGGCCGAGGAAGAGGAGCTCGAGGTGGTCAAAGCGTTCGCCCAGAAAAAGCCAGACCCATTTATGAAAGG GAGGATGAGATGGCGCCTGATCCTGATGACCCAGAAGACTTTCCGGCCCTCACTGCAGGAAAATGA